In the genome of Vicingus serpentipes, the window ATTTCAGGTGTACCCTCATGGACTTTGATTTTGATGCAAAAAATATTAGAAATTACTAAAGCGAATAATATTTCAGAAGTATGGCCAAATCTAGAAATGTATATGCATGGAGGTGTAAATTTTTTACCATATAAATCGCAGTTTAATAAATTACTTGGTGGTAATCATTTGAATTATTATGAAAATTACAATGCTTCTGAAGGTTTTTTTGGATTACAAGATCAATATAATAGTGACGAAATGTTATTAATGTTGGACTATGGTATTTTTTATGAGTTTATTCCAGTAGAAAATACAGAAGAAGAACAGCCAGATACACTTTCTTTAGAAGAGGTTAAACTCAATAAAAATTATGAAGTGGTTATTTCAACTAACTCTGGATTATGGAGATATAGAGTAGGTGATACAATAAAGTTTACATCTTTAAGTCCCTTCAGAATTCAGGTAACAGGTCGTACAAAACATTTTATTAATGCTTTTGGCGAAGAATTGATTATTGAAAATGCAGAAATGGCATTAGCAATGGCTTGTAAAAAAACAGAGAGTTCAATAAGAGATTTTACTGTTGCACCTATCTATATTGATGGGAAGAAGAATGGTAGGCATCAATGGCTAATTGAGTTTGAAAATGAACCAATTAATCTTGACTATTTTATTGAAATTTTAGATAATGGATTAAAGAGCTTAAATTCTGATTATGAAGCAAAGCGATATAAAAACTTAATTCTAACTATTCCTGAAGTAATTTCATTACCTGAAAATACATTTTATATTTGGATGAAAGAAAATAATAAGTTAGGTGGGCAACATAAAGTTCCTCGTTTATCAAACAATAGAAATATAGTTGACCAAATCCTAAAAATGGTATAATTTTAGT includes:
- a CDS encoding GH3 auxin-responsive promoter family protein, whose protein sequence is MEIINSVFSWIIKQRIHQMELFIKYPTEVQNDLLLELIKTAKNTEWGKKYDYNNIKTYNDFKNNVPLQDYETLKTDVLRIKDGEQNILWPSEIKWFAKSSGTVTGKSKFIPVSKEALIDCHYKGGKDLLSIYHNNHPESKLILGKVLVVGGSSQINKLNSGSYTGDLSAIIMKNFPFWVEQRRVPNMEVALMAEWEEKIEKMAISTAKEDVSNISGVPSWTLILMQKILEITKANNISEVWPNLEMYMHGGVNFLPYKSQFNKLLGGNHLNYYENYNASEGFFGLQDQYNSDEMLLMLDYGIFYEFIPVENTEEEQPDTLSLEEVKLNKNYEVVISTNSGLWRYRVGDTIKFTSLSPFRIQVTGRTKHFINAFGEELIIENAEMALAMACKKTESSIRDFTVAPIYIDGKKNGRHQWLIEFENEPINLDYFIEILDNGLKSLNSDYEAKRYKNLILTIPEVISLPENTFYIWMKENNKLGGQHKVPRLSNNRNIVDQILKMV